The region CATTTCCTCGCGCGGGTTCAAGCCGAGGAGTTGATACATCGTGGTCGCGAGGTCTTCGGGGCCGTAGGGATTTTCGGCGGGCGACTCTGCATACTTGTCGCTCGAACCGGCGACGCGTCCGCCATGGATGCCGCCGCCGCCGAGGCCGACGGTGAAGCACTTGCCCCAGTGGTCGCGGCCGGCGTTCTTGTTGATGCGGGGTGTGCGGCCAAACTCGCCCGAGAGAATCACGAGCGTCGTGCCGAGCATGCCGCGGTCGGCAAGGTCGCGGAACAGCGTGGACACCGCGGCGTCAAACTTGGGCAGCAACTGGTCTTTGAGCGACTTGAAATTGCCGTCGTGCGTGTCCCAGTTCGAGTGTTCGACGGTCACGCAGCGGACGCCCGCCTCGACGAGTCGCCGCGCCATGAGGCACGACTGCCCGAGCGTGTTGCGCCCGTATTCGTCGCGGAGGTTCCCGGGTTCCGCGCCCAGGTTGAAGGCTTGCTTCGCCTGCGGCGAGGTCATCAGGTCGAAGGCGCGCTGGTTGAACGCGCTGACGTTGCGAGCGCCCGCGTTCGCCTGCGCTTCGGCAGATTTTTGGTAACGGTCCACCTGCGAAAGCAGCGCGCGCCGGGCTTCGAGGCGGTTGGCCTCGACGGACAGAGGCGGCGCCATGTCCGGCACGGAGAAGTTCGGCGCGTTCGGGTCCGCCTCGATTACGAACGGCACCGCGCTCGCCCCGAGGAACGATGACCCGCCACTCGGATGCATCATCGGCAGGCAGACGTAGGGTGGCACCGACCCGCGAGCGCCGAGGCGGCTGGCAATCACGGAGCCGAAGCTCGGGAAATGGTTGTTCGGCTTGAGTCCGCCGTTGAAGCCGGGGCCCGGGAAGTAGCCCGTGAGCATGTAGTGGTCGGCCGGCCCGTGATCCGAACTGCGATGCGTGAACGAGCGGATGAGCGAGAATTTGTCCATCTGCTTCGCCACGCGCGGGATGAGTTCGCCGACCTGGATGCCCGGCACGTTCGAGGCGATGGGGTTGAACTCGCCACGGATTTCGGATGGCGCATCGGGCT is a window of Verrucomicrobiota bacterium DNA encoding:
- a CDS encoding DUF1501 domain-containing protein, with the protein product MAGETVNCLPKTSSVDWPQTMKTHPTFCDGIARRDFLRIGAASVLGSSVTMPGLLEARARATAAGVAADKSDVSVIYVFLKGGLSTIDTFDLKPDAPSEIRGEFNPIASNVPGIQVGELIPRVAKQMDKFSLIRSFTHRSSDHGPADHYMLTGYFPGPGFNGGLKPNNHFPSFGSVIASRLGARGSVPPYVCLPMMHPSGGSSFLGASAVPFVIEADPNAPNFSVPDMAPPLSVEANRLEARRALLSQVDRYQKSAEAQANAGARNVSAFNQRAFDLMTSPQAKQAFNLGAEPGNLRDEYGRNTLGQSCLMARRLVEAGVRCVTVEHSNWDTHDGNFKSLKDQLLPKFDAAVSTLFRDLADRGMLGTTLVILSGEFGRTPRINKNAGRDHWGKCFTVGLGGGGIHGGRVAGSSDKYAESPAENPYGPEDLATTMYQLLGLNPREEMKTPEGRPVMLANNGRVISELL